A window of Aquitalea denitrificans contains these coding sequences:
- a CDS encoding beta-ketoacyl-[acyl-carrier-protein] synthase family protein has product MKTVVAITGIGLISPLGNRLDDVFGKLMEGESGIRRVESDVTGCKPAVVGAVDFDPANWFTRLQMSGVDRVSQMAVAAATQALEDAALALPDDREQVGVYVGCAMGGSTALDKGFQNFYQTGTRVSPLSVIASMANAPAGHISMRFGITGPSVNYSVACASSAIALGEAMRAIRSGEISQAIAGGAEAMLLPGIINAWQSMQVLASPEGEHPEQACRPYDKTRNGLVLAEGAAFLILERLDDALARGARIYATLDGYACRSDAAHITKPDVAGQVRTMRAAMADAGLAAAQIAYCNSHGTATQVGDVVECEALQTIWGEGTPGLQVSATKSMHGHLLGATGGLETAITALALHRRQIPPTANCQQPDENCRVQHVFGKGVAAPQLQAAISNSFAFGGSNASLVLQAYPR; this is encoded by the coding sequence ATGAAGACGGTTGTTGCCATTACCGGCATCGGTCTGATTTCGCCGCTTGGCAACCGGCTTGATGATGTATTCGGCAAGCTGATGGAAGGCGAGTCCGGAATCCGGCGAGTGGAGAGCGATGTAACCGGTTGCAAGCCTGCAGTCGTTGGCGCGGTGGATTTTGACCCGGCCAACTGGTTTACCCGCTTGCAGATGTCAGGGGTGGATCGTGTCAGCCAGATGGCCGTGGCTGCCGCTACCCAGGCTTTGGAGGATGCTGCGCTTGCCTTGCCGGATGACCGTGAGCAGGTTGGCGTTTATGTCGGTTGTGCCATGGGGGGCAGCACGGCGCTGGACAAGGGTTTCCAGAATTTCTACCAGACTGGTACCAGGGTGTCGCCGCTTTCGGTGATTGCCAGCATGGCCAATGCTCCGGCCGGGCATATCAGCATGCGTTTTGGCATTACTGGTCCGTCGGTGAATTACTCTGTAGCCTGTGCGTCCTCCGCTATTGCATTGGGTGAAGCAATGCGGGCGATTCGCAGCGGCGAAATCAGCCAGGCGATTGCTGGCGGTGCGGAAGCCATGCTGCTGCCCGGCATCATCAACGCTTGGCAATCGATGCAGGTGCTGGCCAGTCCCGAAGGAGAGCATCCCGAACAGGCATGCCGGCCATATGACAAGACGCGCAACGGACTGGTGCTGGCCGAGGGCGCTGCCTTTCTGATCCTAGAGCGCCTGGACGATGCGCTGGCACGTGGTGCCCGCATTTATGCCACGCTGGATGGCTATGCATGTCGCAGTGATGCTGCGCATATCACCAAGCCCGATGTCGCCGGCCAGGTGCGTACCATGCGTGCCGCTATGGCAGATGCAGGTCTTGCTGCGGCGCAGATAGCCTATTGCAACAGCCATGGTACAGCCACCCAGGTGGGTGATGTGGTTGAGTGTGAAGCATTGCAGACTATCTGGGGGGAGGGGACGCCCGGCCTGCAGGTGAGTGCAACCAAGTCCATGCATGGCCATCTGCTGGGTGCAACCGGGGGGCTGGAGACGGCCATCACGGCGCTGGCCTTGCATCGCCGACAGATTCCACCTACGGCAAACTGTCAGCAGCCGGATGAAAACTGTCGGGTGCAGCATGTATTCGGCAAGGGTGTGGCGGCACCGCAGCTGCAGGCCGCCATCAGCAATTCATTTGCCTTTGGTGGCAGCAATGCCAGCCTGGTATTGCAAGCCTACCCGCGCTGA
- a CDS encoding acyl carrier protein encodes MAPHEKYYSMRNPDAGLCGQGIVMNTIEQIQQLIVEKFGVKAEEVQAERALSEYGLDSLGQIELLFAIEEHFDVSIPEEEAHVANLQELANLVDRHMAVKQ; translated from the coding sequence ATGGCACCACATGAAAAATACTACTCCATGCGCAATCCCGATGCCGGACTGTGCGGGCAAGGCATTGTGATGAACACTATTGAGCAGATCCAGCAGTTGATTGTTGAAAAATTTGGCGTAAAAGCCGAAGAAGTCCAGGCTGAACGTGCATTGAGCGAGTATGGCCTGGATTCCCTTGGCCAGATCGAGCTGCTGTTCGCCATTGAAGAACACTTCGATGTCTCCATTCCCGAAGAGGAAGCCCATGTGGCCAATCTGCAAGAACTGGCCAACCTGGTTGACCGCCACATGGCAGTCAAGCAATGA
- a CDS encoding EAL and HDOD domain-containing protein encodes MFKNLIGGLAGRLKKSEESPADEIAAVEKELEASPVKHRAEPDPIDQLPPTLGFVAHQPVMDRQHRVVAYEFFVKSGAAMKGGKQQDFDRLMLTTLQNMEVFRLLAYRRALVHISISSLAEPLLLQMPAKSVIFVLEPDLSQPISVEIMPLLDDLRSKGLRFALEPAAFDGQVLAERLQPELFNRMDFMLLDFAAPSTRVLAPILDQLPRRYPNARWMARNVGTAEDLDICLRAPGSNRFALFHGPFIATVRSLESGKVDSNQTRVLQIMRMLRANAEPRELEAQFKLDSVLLFKLLRFINSPVNGLSRKVQTIEETLLLLGRETLFKWLSMLLFTAKKEDGTALALLEKSLIRARFLERLGAYRGNKLEAEHLFLTGMFSLLDVLLNQPFPDVLDPLELPPTVRDAVVENKGMFSPYLALALACEQGDDQRINALCKVLNFEVEHTCRYYIDSVVWAQEVLRESDVHNDVEAV; translated from the coding sequence ATGTTTAAAAATCTGATTGGCGGTTTGGCCGGTCGTCTTAAAAAAAGCGAAGAGAGTCCGGCAGACGAGATCGCCGCTGTCGAAAAAGAACTGGAAGCCTCGCCGGTCAAGCACCGTGCCGAGCCAGATCCCATTGACCAGTTACCGCCGACGCTGGGCTTTGTCGCCCACCAGCCAGTAATGGATCGTCAGCACCGCGTGGTGGCCTACGAGTTTTTCGTCAAGTCCGGAGCAGCCATGAAAGGAGGCAAGCAACAGGATTTTGACCGCCTGATGCTGACCACTTTGCAAAACATGGAAGTTTTCCGTCTGCTGGCTTACCGCCGTGCACTGGTACATATCTCCATCAGTTCGCTGGCCGAGCCGCTGCTGTTGCAGATGCCGGCCAAGAGTGTGATTTTTGTACTCGAGCCCGACCTGAGCCAGCCGATCAGCGTGGAAATCATGCCTTTGCTGGACGATCTGCGCAGCAAGGGTTTGCGTTTTGCATTGGAACCGGCGGCTTTTGATGGCCAGGTACTGGCAGAGCGCTTGCAGCCAGAGCTGTTCAACCGCATGGACTTCATGCTGCTGGACTTTGCTGCGCCGTCCACCCGCGTATTGGCACCGATTCTGGATCAGTTGCCGCGTCGTTATCCCAATGCACGCTGGATGGCTCGTAATGTCGGTACGGCCGAAGACCTGGATATCTGCCTGCGTGCACCGGGCAGCAACCGTTTTGCATTATTCCATGGCCCCTTTATTGCTACGGTGCGCAGTCTGGAAAGTGGCAAGGTAGACAGCAACCAGACCCGGGTATTGCAGATCATGCGCATGCTGCGTGCCAATGCGGAACCGCGCGAACTGGAAGCCCAGTTCAAGCTGGATTCGGTGCTGTTGTTCAAGCTGCTGCGGTTTATCAATTCCCCGGTTAATGGCTTGTCGCGCAAAGTGCAGACCATTGAAGAAACCCTGCTGCTGCTGGGGCGGGAAACCCTGTTCAAATGGCTGTCCATGCTGTTGTTCACGGCGAAGAAGGAAGACGGAACGGCACTGGCACTGCTGGAGAAATCCCTGATCCGCGCCCGCTTCCTGGAGCGTCTGGGTGCTTATCGTGGTAACAAGCTGGAAGCCGAGCATCTGTTTCTGACTGGAATGTTTTCTTTGCTGGATGTCCTGCTAAACCAGCCCTTTCCCGATGTGTTGGACCCGCTGGAGTTGCCGCCGACCGTGCGTGATGCTGTCGTCGAGAACAAGGGCATGTTCAGTCCTTACCTTGCGTTGGCGTTGGCTTGCGAGCAGGGGGATGACCAGCGTATCAATGCCTTGTGCAAGGTGCTGAATTTTGAAGTGGAACACACCTGCCGCTACTACATCGACTCGGTGGTATGGGCACAGGAAGTACTACGTGAAAGCGATGTGCACAATGATGTAGAAGCTGTCTGA
- the aroC gene encoding chorismate synthase, with the protein MSGNTMGLLFTVTSFGESHGPAIGCVVDGCPPGLAITAEEIQQELDRRKPGTSRHVTQRREPDAVEILSGVYEGKTTGTPIALLIRNTDQRSKDYGNIAETFRPGHADYTYWHKYGVRDPRGGGRSSARETAVRVAAGAIAKKWLHERYGVVIRGHMTQIGEVAIPFKSWDVVNSNPFFAADDSVVPQLEDYMDSIRKSLDSVGARLRVVAENVPVGWGEPVFDRLDADIAYAMMNINAVKGVEIGAGFAAVTQRGSEHGDELTPEGFASNHAGGILGGISTGQDIEVSMAIKPTSSIAQPRRSIDKQGNPVVVETHGRHDPCVGIRATPIAEAMLALVLMDHALRYRAQCGDVVVDTPQIPGRIS; encoded by the coding sequence ATGTCAGGCAACACCATGGGGCTGCTGTTTACTGTTACTTCCTTCGGCGAAAGCCACGGACCGGCCATCGGCTGCGTGGTGGATGGCTGCCCGCCCGGACTGGCCATTACGGCAGAGGAAATCCAGCAGGAACTGGACCGTCGCAAGCCCGGCACCAGCCGGCATGTCACCCAGCGACGCGAGCCTGATGCGGTTGAAATCCTGTCTGGTGTTTATGAAGGCAAGACCACCGGCACGCCGATTGCCTTGCTGATCCGCAATACCGACCAGCGCTCCAAGGACTACGGCAATATTGCTGAAACCTTCCGTCCCGGTCATGCAGACTATACGTACTGGCACAAGTACGGCGTGCGCGATCCGCGTGGCGGTGGTCGTTCCAGCGCACGAGAGACCGCGGTACGCGTGGCTGCCGGTGCCATTGCCAAGAAATGGCTTCATGAGCGCTACGGTGTAGTGATTCGTGGCCACATGACCCAGATTGGCGAAGTGGCAATTCCGTTCAAGAGCTGGGATGTGGTGAATTCCAATCCCTTCTTTGCCGCCGATGACAGCGTGGTTCCGCAGTTGGAAGACTATATGGACTCCATCCGCAAGAGCCTGGATTCGGTGGGTGCGCGCTTGCGCGTTGTCGCAGAAAATGTACCGGTGGGTTGGGGAGAGCCGGTATTTGATCGTCTCGACGCCGACATCGCCTATGCCATGATGAATATCAACGCGGTAAAAGGCGTAGAGATTGGGGCCGGTTTTGCTGCGGTGACCCAGCGTGGCAGCGAGCATGGTGACGAACTTACGCCAGAAGGCTTTGCCAGTAATCATGCCGGTGGCATTCTGGGAGGCATTTCCACTGGGCAGGACATCGAGGTTTCGATGGCAATCAAACCCACCTCGTCAATTGCCCAGCCGCGCCGTTCCATCGACAAGCAGGGCAACCCAGTTGTGGTGGAGACGCATGGTCGTCATGACCCCTGCGTCGGCATTCGTGCCACCCCCATTGCCGAAGCCATGCTGGCACTGGTACTGATGGATCATGCCCTGCGCTATCGTGCCCAGTGCGGTGATGTGGTAGTGGATACTCCGCAAATTCCGGGGCGAATCAGCTAG
- a CDS encoding 2OG-Fe(II) oxygenase, protein MNQETDIAPARLDTIIDQLAEHGWVVDHALFSAEAIRQLQQYCLGQWEDGRFHEAAIGRADQQGRRSEIRSDSVLWLEPADAEPAVAHYFSTLDQVRQAVNQAFYLGLEDLESHFAVYPPGSFYKKHLDRFRDDDARALTAVLYLNEDWPDNAGGQMRLYLDADCTQSVDVAPRAGTLVLFLSDRFWHEVLPGTQQRLSVTGWFRRRQAGLAWSS, encoded by the coding sequence ATGAATCAAGAAACCGACATCGCCCCAGCCCGGCTGGATACCATCATCGATCAACTGGCCGAACATGGCTGGGTGGTGGATCATGCCCTGTTTAGTGCAGAAGCCATCCGACAGCTTCAGCAGTATTGCCTCGGACAGTGGGAAGATGGCCGCTTTCACGAGGCTGCCATCGGGCGTGCCGATCAGCAAGGTCGACGCAGCGAAATCCGTTCCGATTCGGTATTGTGGCTGGAGCCTGCGGATGCCGAACCTGCTGTTGCACATTATTTTTCCACCCTCGATCAGGTACGCCAAGCTGTGAACCAGGCCTTTTATCTGGGGCTGGAGGATCTGGAATCCCATTTTGCCGTCTACCCACCGGGCAGTTTTTACAAAAAGCACCTGGACCGCTTCCGCGACGATGACGCCCGTGCGCTGACTGCGGTCCTGTATCTGAATGAGGACTGGCCGGATAACGCCGGTGGCCAGATGCGACTGTATTTGGATGCAGACTGCACGCAGTCGGTGGATGTGGCTCCGCGTGCGGGGACACTGGTGTTGTTCCTGTCTGATCGCTTCTGGCACGAAGTATTGCCGGGCACGCAGCAACGCCTGTCGGTAACCGGCTGGTTCCGTCGGCGCCAGGCCGGTTTAGCTTGGTCATCGTAG
- a CDS encoding alpha/beta fold hydrolase: MTATNQRDWQLPLDDGETLYIRRIWQDAAGPPVLLIHGVMANGRIFYTDSGKGLAHFLAAAGYDVFVADLRGRGRSSPKICAASRHGQTEIICRDLPALHAAIRGLKGEVAVHWMAHSWGGVHMSSCLLRHPRLASQVASLVYFGSKRSIGVRNWRKFLEVDLVWNVLARWIIRATGYLPARRIGLGADDETEKSHRQSKCWAKLRPWVDSDDGFDYGAAARHVSLPPTLYFAARKDPCRGHADDVRRFRDESGPHLSRLRLLGRAVGHWHDYDHVSLLTHPDAPADHFPLLLEWLAGRHDLVIENY, translated from the coding sequence ATGACGGCAACAAACCAGCGGGATTGGCAGCTGCCACTGGATGATGGCGAAACCCTGTATATAAGGCGTATCTGGCAGGATGCAGCTGGCCCGCCGGTATTGCTTATCCATGGCGTAATGGCCAATGGTCGTATTTTCTATACCGATAGCGGCAAGGGTCTGGCGCATTTTCTGGCCGCAGCCGGCTACGATGTGTTTGTGGCTGATTTGCGCGGTCGAGGGCGTAGCAGCCCAAAAATCTGCGCAGCCAGCCGACATGGCCAGACTGAAATCATCTGCCGTGATTTACCTGCACTGCATGCGGCCATTCGTGGCCTGAAAGGTGAAGTCGCGGTGCACTGGATGGCCCATTCCTGGGGAGGCGTACATATGAGCAGCTGCCTGCTGCGCCATCCCCGACTGGCCTCGCAAGTGGCTTCGCTGGTTTATTTCGGTAGCAAGCGCAGCATAGGCGTACGCAACTGGCGAAAATTTTTGGAGGTGGATCTGGTGTGGAATGTGCTGGCGCGCTGGATAATCCGCGCGACCGGTTATCTACCCGCCAGGCGTATCGGTCTGGGCGCGGATGACGAAACGGAAAAAAGCCATCGCCAGAGCAAGTGCTGGGCCAAGCTGCGTCCCTGGGTAGACAGTGATGACGGTTTTGACTACGGGGCTGCGGCACGTCATGTGTCACTGCCACCCACCCTGTATTTTGCTGCGCGCAAGGACCCCTGCCGTGGACATGCCGATGATGTGCGGCGTTTTCGCGATGAAAGCGGCCCCCACTTGTCGCGATTACGCTTGCTGGGTCGTGCTGTTGGGCATTGGCATGATTATGACCATGTCTCCCTGCTTACTCACCCGGATGCGCCTGCCGATCATTTTCCGCTGCTACTGGAGTGGCTGGCAGGCCGGCATGATTTGGTGATCGAGAATTACTGA
- the pepN gene encoding aminopeptidase N gives MAQQPQVNYLKNYTVPPYLVDRVDLKFEIEEAQTRVHSRLVVKRNEKSAALGNLWLDGSATLLSLTLDGERLSPDSYQLNEEGLLIPGVPDSFILEVETGLDPAANTSLMGLYASNGNLFTQCEPEGFRKITFYMDRPDVMAKFTTTIVADKQKYPVLLSNGNKVGEGVLDRKRHWVKWVDPYRKPAYLFALVAGKLVAARDKFTTQRGREVTLEIWTEPADQDKVAFGMGAVKRAMKWDEERFGLEYDLDIYMIVAVSDFNMGAMENKGLNIFNTSAVLARKDTRTDAEFQRVEAIIAHEYFHNWTGNRVTCRDWFQLSLKEGLTVFRDQEFSSDLGSRAVKRIDDVKSLRAMQFPEDAGPTAHPIRPDSYIEMNNFYTMTVYEKGAEVVRMYHTLLGEQGFRKGMDLYFKRHDGQAVTCDDFRAAMADANDVDLQQFALWYSQAGTPLLQVSSQYDAAAQRYALTVKQSCRAVAGLPAPQALHIPLALGLVGADGQDLPLQLEGEDYAQAGTRVLDIKQNEQTFVFMGVPEEPVPSLLRGFSAPVKLEYDWRDEQLAFLMANDSDSFCRWEAGQTLAERLIRQLLDAVGAGRSLVLPETFIAAFRAVLKDHAADPALRALMLGLPSEAEILEMVDVADPAIIHRVRDFVLDELAESLRGEWHEAYHLNQTREYKPEDAGKRDLKNRALQMLTRLSVAWPAEAARKQALEADNMSDQMGAMLALRDKDSEERDECYTDFAARWQRDALVMDKFFMLLASSQLEGTLDHVRAAMEHPAFSLKNPNKARALIGTFSNNMAHFHAADGRGYRFLADQVLALDAINPQVASRIVRAFNRWKKLEPQRQGLMQAELQRLLASPLSKDVYEIVYKNLNA, from the coding sequence ATGGCGCAGCAGCCTCAAGTGAACTATCTGAAAAACTATACCGTTCCCCCCTATCTGGTGGATCGGGTGGATTTGAAGTTCGAAATAGAGGAGGCGCAGACGCGTGTGCACTCGCGTCTGGTCGTCAAACGTAATGAAAAATCTGCTGCGCTAGGCAATTTGTGGCTGGATGGGTCGGCCACGCTGCTCAGCCTGACCCTGGATGGCGAGCGCCTCTCCCCCGATAGCTACCAATTGAATGAAGAAGGCTTGCTGATTCCCGGGGTGCCGGACAGCTTCATTCTGGAAGTGGAAACCGGTCTGGATCCGGCAGCCAATACCAGCCTGATGGGCTTGTATGCCTCAAATGGCAATCTGTTTACCCAGTGCGAGCCGGAAGGCTTCCGCAAGATTACCTTTTACATGGATAGGCCGGATGTGATGGCCAAGTTCACCACCACCATTGTGGCCGACAAGCAGAAGTATCCGGTTCTGCTGTCCAATGGCAACAAGGTGGGCGAGGGAGTGCTGGACCGGAAGCGCCATTGGGTGAAGTGGGTTGATCCCTATCGTAAGCCCGCCTACCTGTTTGCCTTGGTAGCAGGCAAGCTGGTGGCCGCACGCGACAAGTTCACCACCCAGCGTGGACGTGAGGTGACGCTGGAAATCTGGACCGAGCCGGCTGATCAGGACAAGGTGGCCTTCGGCATGGGGGCAGTCAAGCGCGCGATGAAGTGGGATGAAGAGCGCTTTGGCCTGGAATACGATCTGGACATCTACATGATCGTGGCGGTCAGCGATTTCAATATGGGGGCCATGGAGAACAAGGGCCTCAACATATTCAATACGTCTGCCGTGCTGGCGCGCAAGGATACGCGTACCGACGCTGAGTTCCAGCGTGTGGAAGCCATCATCGCGCATGAGTATTTCCATAACTGGACCGGCAACCGCGTGACCTGCCGCGACTGGTTCCAGCTATCACTCAAAGAAGGCCTTACCGTTTTTCGTGATCAGGAATTCAGTTCCGATCTGGGTAGCCGGGCAGTGAAGCGGATCGACGACGTCAAAAGCTTGCGCGCCATGCAATTTCCGGAAGATGCCGGCCCGACGGCACATCCGATTCGTCCGGACTCCTATATCGAGATGAACAATTTCTACACCATGACGGTGTATGAAAAGGGTGCCGAAGTGGTACGCATGTATCACACCCTGCTGGGCGAGCAAGGTTTCCGCAAGGGCATGGACCTTTACTTCAAGCGACACGATGGCCAAGCGGTAACCTGCGATGATTTCCGCGCAGCCATGGCCGACGCCAATGACGTGGATCTGCAACAATTTGCCTTGTGGTATAGCCAGGCAGGCACGCCGCTGTTGCAGGTCAGCAGCCAATACGATGCTGCGGCACAACGTTATGCACTCACTGTCAAGCAATCCTGCCGTGCCGTAGCTGGCCTGCCGGCACCGCAAGCCCTGCACATACCGTTGGCACTTGGTCTGGTGGGGGCGGATGGACAGGATTTGCCTCTGCAGCTTGAAGGCGAAGACTACGCCCAGGCTGGTACGCGTGTACTGGATATCAAGCAGAACGAGCAGACCTTTGTCTTTATGGGCGTGCCGGAAGAGCCGGTACCGTCCTTGCTGCGCGGCTTCTCGGCACCGGTGAAGCTGGAATACGACTGGCGCGACGAGCAGTTGGCTTTTCTGATGGCGAACGACAGCGACAGCTTCTGCCGCTGGGAAGCTGGACAGACCTTGGCCGAGCGGCTGATCCGCCAGTTGCTTGATGCTGTTGGTGCCGGTCGGTCTCTGGTGTTGCCGGAAACCTTCATTGCTGCCTTCCGCGCGGTATTGAAAGACCATGCGGCCGATCCCGCCCTGCGGGCGCTGATGTTGGGGCTGCCATCCGAGGCTGAGATACTGGAAATGGTCGACGTCGCTGATCCGGCCATCATCCATCGGGTACGTGATTTCGTGCTGGATGAGCTGGCTGAATCATTGCGTGGAGAATGGCATGAGGCCTATCACCTCAATCAGACACGCGAGTACAAGCCGGAAGATGCTGGCAAGCGTGACCTGAAAAACCGTGCCCTGCAGATGCTTACCCGTCTGAGTGTGGCCTGGCCAGCGGAGGCTGCGCGCAAGCAGGCACTGGAAGCCGACAATATGTCGGATCAGATGGGTGCCATGCTGGCCTTGCGCGATAAGGACAGTGAAGAGCGCGATGAATGCTATACCGATTTTGCCGCCCGCTGGCAGCGTGATGCGCTGGTGATGGACAAGTTCTTCATGCTGCTGGCCTCCAGCCAGCTGGAAGGTACGTTGGACCATGTGCGTGCAGCGATGGAACACCCGGCATTCAGCCTGAAGAACCCGAACAAGGCGCGTGCCCTGATTGGCACCTTTAGCAACAATATGGCGCATTTCCATGCGGCCGATGGTCGTGGTTACCGCTTCCTGGCTGATCAGGTGCTGGCGCTGGATGCCATCAATCCGCAGGTGGCCAGCCGTATTGTCCGGGCCTTCAACCGCTGGAAGAAGCTGGAGCCACAGCGTCAGGGCCTGATGCAGGCAGAACTGCAGCGCCTGCTGGCCAGCCCGTTGTCCAAGGACGTCTACGAAATTGTGTATAAAAACCTCAATGCCTGA
- a CDS encoding M61 family metallopeptidase translates to MTVPVHYSIRPCSPATHCFEITLTVAKPARKGQVFTLPAWIPGSYLIREFSRHIVSIQASCAGKDVQVRKLDKHTWQAEPVSGSLTLVYQVYAYDLSVRGAYLDEMRGFFNASSVFLAVAGHESSPCEVEIRPPKGRMFADWKVATALPALEVKKSGFGYYRAASYDELLDHPVELGEFQTVSFKACGVPHQFVVSGRFRGDLKRLARDTKKICEYQIKLFGTPAPFERYVFMLYVGKDIYGGLEHRASTALVANRDDLPQAGDEGIGDGYLKLLGLISHEYFHSWNVKRIKPAAFSPYDLSREGYTRLLWAFEGITSYYDDLTLLRCGLIDTPRYLGLLAQTISGVQRGAGRLKQTLEESSFDAWTKYYRQDENSPNSIVSYYTKGSLAALALDLTLRTRSAGKTSLDEVMRALWQKWLTDGQGLAEDEWEAIAQQVTGLSLQDFFDSALRSTEELPLSTLLATQGVDMCWDYADHAADAGGIGMPTAGRKPRASLGVKTAPDPLGLRLINVLDDGAAQQAGLAGGDVLVAVDGLKAGDLDKMLARYRVGEKLTLHLFRRDELLVRDVVLQAQAAATCRLQLQADGGFWLQTGQA, encoded by the coding sequence ATGACTGTGCCCGTACATTACTCCATTCGTCCGTGCTCTCCGGCTACGCATTGTTTCGAAATTACGCTCACTGTGGCCAAACCTGCCCGAAAAGGACAGGTATTTACTTTGCCTGCCTGGATTCCCGGCAGCTACCTGATCAGGGAGTTCTCTCGCCATATCGTCAGCATCCAGGCCAGTTGTGCCGGCAAGGATGTGCAAGTGCGCAAGCTGGACAAGCATACCTGGCAGGCCGAGCCAGTAAGCGGAAGCCTCACTCTGGTGTATCAGGTCTATGCGTATGACCTGTCCGTGCGTGGAGCTTACCTGGACGAAATGCGTGGTTTTTTCAATGCCAGCAGTGTGTTCCTGGCAGTAGCAGGGCATGAGTCCAGCCCTTGCGAGGTGGAGATTCGCCCACCCAAGGGCAGGATGTTTGCTGACTGGAAAGTGGCAACCGCCTTGCCCGCCCTGGAGGTGAAAAAAAGCGGCTTTGGGTATTACCGTGCAGCCAGCTATGACGAGTTGCTGGATCATCCGGTTGAACTGGGGGAGTTTCAGACGGTCAGTTTCAAGGCTTGCGGCGTACCACATCAGTTTGTGGTGTCAGGGCGTTTTCGTGGTGATCTGAAGCGCTTGGCGCGGGATACGAAGAAGATCTGTGAATACCAGATCAAGCTGTTTGGCACACCGGCTCCATTCGAGCGTTATGTCTTCATGCTGTATGTGGGCAAGGATATTTATGGTGGGCTGGAGCACCGGGCATCCACGGCACTGGTGGCTAACCGGGATGATCTGCCACAAGCGGGTGATGAGGGCATTGGTGACGGCTACCTGAAATTGCTGGGCCTGATCAGCCATGAGTACTTCCATAGTTGGAACGTGAAGCGGATCAAGCCGGCAGCTTTCAGTCCATACGATTTGTCGCGCGAGGGCTACACCCGGTTATTGTGGGCTTTCGAAGGTATTACGTCCTATTACGACGATCTGACCCTGCTGCGCTGCGGTCTGATCGACACCCCACGCTACTTGGGACTGCTGGCCCAAACCATCAGCGGTGTGCAGCGTGGGGCCGGGCGCCTCAAGCAGACGCTGGAAGAATCCAGCTTTGATGCCTGGACCAAATACTACCGCCAGGATGAAAACAGCCCCAACAGCATTGTCAGCTATTACACCAAGGGTTCTCTGGCTGCGCTGGCGCTAGATCTGACCCTGCGCACACGCAGTGCCGGCAAGACGTCTCTGGATGAGGTCATGCGTGCCCTGTGGCAGAAATGGCTGACCGATGGGCAGGGACTGGCCGAAGATGAATGGGAAGCCATTGCGCAACAGGTGACTGGTCTGTCGCTACAGGACTTCTTTGACAGTGCACTGCGTTCAACCGAAGAACTGCCCTTGTCGACTTTGTTGGCCACGCAAGGGGTAGACATGTGCTGGGACTACGCGGATCATGCCGCCGATGCTGGTGGCATCGGTATGCCGACAGCTGGTCGCAAGCCGCGCGCCAGCCTGGGCGTCAAGACCGCCCCGGACCCGCTGGGTTTGCGACTGATCAATGTGCTGGACGATGGCGCTGCCCAGCAGGCAGGGTTGGCCGGTGGAGATGTGTTAGTGGCTGTCGATGGCCTTAAAGCAGGCGATCTGGACAAGATGCTGGCACGTTATCGTGTGGGTGAAAAACTTACCCTGCATCTGTTTCGGCGCGATGAACTACTGGTGCGCGACGTCGTTCTGCAAGCACAGGCTGCGGCCACGTGTCGTCTGCAATTGCAGGCCGATGGCGGATTCTGGTTGCAGACCGGGCAAGCTTGA